In Colletotrichum higginsianum IMI 349063 chromosome 1, whole genome shotgun sequence, one genomic interval encodes:
- a CDS encoding Sugar porter family MFS transporter, with product MASPSHDGVRFQQLASGRSTPRSSFDSHSAAPDPHDADDEAFALLSADASLMSDDDIEMENLESVGDDDDDDDDDCGSSAPGPSRPGHVRGLSDIDPQVQDAIDAERSLTPREAIRAYPMAVFWSLVVSLCVIMEGYDTILIGSFFAHPEFAKKYGDGQDSEGRDQLSALWQAILGNSSTVGCIFGVLANGFIVERFGQKFALISSLFVLSGCIFVTFFATNKVMLMLGQIACGLPWGVFASSAPAYASEVLPLALRVYLTTWTNMCFIIGQLMSAAVLAGLLPRRDEWSFRIPFALQWSWPVLLIPLLAFAPESPWHLVRNGQLDKAEKALSRLQRRKVNNMDAKVRLKEIIETDRMEQRHQTGTSYWDCFRGVERRRTEIACLAFAGQVLSGSSFAYNSVYFFQQAGLKPQDNYDLNVGGTALALIGTVVNWVAFMPYFGRRRIYLWGMLSMATILFVIGILDRVGRMPNAATEPIGWVQASLTLVWTFIFQLSVGQLGWAIPAEVGSTRLRQKTICVARFTYYVMSLLASTIQPYFINPNAWNLKGTTGFVWGSSAFATFVWAFFRLPETKGRTYEELDYLFHNEIPTREFESTEVDIFDGEEEKVFPSSAK from the exons AGAATCTCGAATccgttggcgacgacgacgacgacgacgatgacgactGTGGTTCATCCGCTCCGGGGCCCAGCCGACCAGGTCATGTCCGGGGACTATCCGACATCGATCCACAGGTCCAGGATGCGATCGATGCTGAACGGAGCCTTACGCCTCGAGAGGCCATTCGCGCGTATCCCATGGCTGTTTTCTGGAGCCTGGTAGTGTCTCTGTGTGTCATTATGGAAG GCTACGACACGATTCTGATAGGTAGCTTCTTCGCCCATCCCGAGTTCGCCAAGAAATACGGCGACGGGCAAGACAGCGAAGGCCGGGACCAGCTGTCTGCTTTATGGCAAGCTATTCTGGGCAACAGCAGCACAGTCGGCTGCATCTTTggcgtcctcgccaacggcttcatcgtcgagaGGTTCGGCCAGAAGTTCGCCCTCATCAGCTCCCTGTTCGTCCTCTCCGGGTGCATCTTCGTCACCTTCTTCGCCACCAACAAGGTCATGCTCATGCTCGGCCAAATCGCCTGCGGCCTGCCGTGGGGCGTCTtcgcctcgtcggcgccggcctaCGCGTCCGAGGTGCTGCCCCTGGCCCTGCGCGTCTACCTGACCACGTGGACCAACATGTGCTTCATCATCGGCCAGTTGatgtccgccgccgtcctcgccggcctgctccCCCGGAGAGACGAGTGGTCTTTCCGCATCCCGTTCGCCCTGCAATGGTCGTGGCCGGTGCTTCTCATCCCGTTGCTTGCCTTTGCCCCTGAGTCCCCGTGGCATCTCGTCCGCAATGGCCAGCTCGACAAGGCAGAAAAGGCGCTGTCCCGCCTGCAGAGACGGAAGGTCAATAACATGGATGCCAAGGTCCGGTTGAAAGAAATCATCGAGACCGACCGCATGGAGCAGAGGCACCAGACGGGCACCAGCTACTGGGACTGTTTCCGGGGCGTCGAGAGACGCCGGACGGAGATCGCGTGCCTCGCCTTTGCCGGGCAGGTCCTCTCGGGCTCGAGCTTCGCCTACAACTCGGTCTACTTCTTCCAGCAAGCGGGTCTGAAGCCGCAGGACAACTACGACCTCAACGTGGGCgggacggccttggccttgatcGGAACCGTCGTCAACTGGGTGGCGTTCATGCCGTACTTTGGTCGCCGTCGCATCTATCTCTGGGGCATGCTCAGCATGGCCACGATCCTGttcgtcatcggcatcctcgacaGGGTCGGACGCATGCCgaacgccgccaccgagcCGATCGGCTGGGTGCAGGCCAGCCTCACCCTCGTCTGGACCTTCATCTTCCAGCTGTCCGTCGGCCAGCTGGGGTGGGCGATACCCGCGGAGGTCGGCTCGACGCGCCTGCGACAGAAGACCATCTGCGTCGCGCGGTTCACGTACTACGTCATGAGCCTGCTGGCCAGCACCATCCAGCCGTACTTCATCAACCCGAATGCGTGGAACCTCAAGGGGACCACGGGGTTTGTCTGGGGCAGCTCGGCTTTTGCGACGTTTGTCTGGGCCTTTTTCCGATTGCCCGAGACCAAAGGACGCACGTACGAGGAACTGGATTATCTCTTCCACAACGAAATCCCTACCAGAGAGTTTGAAAGTACCGAGGTCGACATCTttgacggggaggaggagaaggttTTCCCGTCGTCTGCAAAGTAA
- a CDS encoding Oxidoreductase: MSGQQGRKIAIVGASGNIGGLTLNALRERGIHTITVLTRAGSSATFPSDVTVKKGDYSDESFLASAFRGQDVVVLQLGFDSFMTGQAPLIRAAAKAGVKWVLPTEFGSDPAPSKLLDASPLVSGKKQFRDLVEELGMSWIAVVNNPWFDWSLGQGFWGIDVAKRSARLFDGGETKFVTTTIGTTAKATAGVLSLPEPEFEAFRNRPVYLKSFHVSQRDMLGSILRATGTEEKDWKVEVQDAAAVVADCEEKAKQGDQFASLVGFYVNHMREGWGGDYNEKVADMGKLGVAEEKLDEVVARVVKEIGQ; encoded by the coding sequence ATGTCTGGACAGCAAGGACGCAAgatcgccatcgtcggcgccagcGGCAACATCGGCGGTCTCACCCTCAACGCCCTCCGCGAGAGGGGCATCCacaccatcaccgtcctcACCCGCGCGGGGTCCTCCGCCACGTTCCCCTCCGACGTGACcgtcaagaagggcgacTACTCGGACGAGTCCTtcctcgcctcggccttcCGGGGCCaggacgtcgtcgtgctCCAGCTCGGCTTCGACAGCTTCATGACCGGCCAGGCGCCGCTCATCCGCGCGGCGGCAAAGGCCGGCGTCAAGTGGGTGCTGCCCACCGAGTTCGGCTCCGACCCGGCGCCGTCCAAGCTGCTCGACGCCAGCCCCCTGGTCTCGGGCAAGAAGCAGTTCCGCGAcctggtcgaggagctgggcaTGAGCTggatcgccgtcgtcaacaacCCGTGGTTCGACTGGTCCCTCGGGCAGGGCTTCTGGGGCATCGACGTCGCGAAGCGGTCCGCGCGCCTgttcgacggcggcgagaccAAGTTCGTCACGACCACCATCGGCACCACCGCCAAGGCCACCGCGGGCGTCCTCAGCCTGCCCGAGCCGGAGTTCGAGGCGTTCCGCAACAGGCCGGTGTATCTCAAGTCGTTCCACGTCAGCCAGCGGGACATGCTCGGCAGCATCCTGCGCGCGACGGGcaccgaggagaaggatTGGAAGGTCGAGGTCCAGGATGCCGCTGCTGTCGTTGCCGACtgcgaggagaaggcgaagCAGGGCGACCAATTCGCGTCTCTGGTTGGGTTTTACGTCAACCACATGCGCGAGGGCTGGGGCGGTGATTACAATGAGAAGGTGGCCGATATGGGCAAGCTCGGTGTTGCGGAGGAAAAGTTGGATGAGGTTGTCGCGAGGGTTGTCAAAGAGATTGGTCAGTGA
- a CDS encoding PhoD-like phosphatase: MILQEDAVQPSPARPLDKLTTRQFQPICACLPSINWLSIIMVQPILAVLALAASASAAFTGNLNYFSPSKHHASLGVSINKVAKRTYASSHWDPAKLNFTHGVASGDPFEDSVILWTRAAPNADNDKSNVTVTGYVPLYDHSTEDYVKKSDSPVCVDWKISTSKTLDPVVDSGTVYTSSDVDYTVKVEARKLAPFTVYYYQFSVCNSNNTSPVGRTKTIPAKNAKVDTPIKLAVYSCSNYPFGFFNAYGNTVRKDSVDYVIHLGDYIYEYGNGEYGWGNSLGRIPLPDRQIYTLYDYRKRLATYRTDLDLVASHQNFPWIPVWDDHEVSDNTWRDGSSELNNTEASFIADGGVSVDQRKMNAVRAYFEWMPIRQVDMDDNLRIWREFNFGNLFDLVMLDTRQYDRAITDVYTNTDYIHAISNDASRSLMGPRQEAWFYKTLRESSSRGATWRVIGNQIIFSRMNESLSLGAENPLNYDQWDGYQANRNRTFQVLYEDKVDNNIFLAGDSHASWVSDLVWLGEHEYDQDTGSGSVGVEFAGSAVSSPCPAGQNITLAKANAGSAWLTGANRELQWQDLYYRGYYELSIDYDAVNASFFGIPTTRIKQGHEISLANFTVLAGENKLHRWNGSTAVGGVAESGSLKNGRVAQTNLTHDTTTGEYLKYNAP, encoded by the exons ATGATTCTCCAAGAGGATGCAGtgcagcccagcccagcccgccCTCTCGACAAACTGACAACTCGCCAGTTCCAGCCCATTTGCGCCTGTCTCCCCTCGATCAATTGGCTGTCGATCATCATGGTCCAGCCCATTTTGGCCGTTCTGGCTCTTGCTGCCTCGGCATCGGCTGCCTTTACCGGCAACCTCAACTACTTCTCGCCGTCCAAGCACCATGCCTCGCTCGGCGTCTCCATCAACAAGGTGGCCAAGCGCACCTACGCCAGCTCGCACTGGGACCCGGCCAAGCTCAACTTCACCCACGGCGTAGCTTCCGGCGATCCCTTCGAGGACAGCGTCATCCTGtggacgcgggcggcgccgaatgccgacaacgacaagaGCAACGTGACCGTCACCGGTTACGTGCCCTTGTACGACCACAGCACCGAGGACTACGTCAAGAAGAGCGACTCTCCGGTCTGCGTGGACTGGAAAATCAGCACGAGCAAGACCCTCGACCCTGTTGTGGATTCCGGCACGGTTTACACCAGCTCCGATGTCGATTACACTgtcaaggtcgaggccaGGAAGCTGGCACCATTTACCGTGTACT ACTACCAATTCAGCGTGTGCAACTCCAACAACACGTCTCCCGTCGGCCGCACCAAGACGATTCCCGCAAAGAACGCCAAGGTTGACACACCCATCAAGCTGGCCGTGTACTCTTGCAGCAACTACC CTTTCGGCTTTTTCAATGCCTACGGAAACACCGTCAGGAAGGACTCTGTGGATTACGTGATTCACCTTGGTGACTACATCTACGAGTACGGCAACGGCGAGTATGGTTGGGGCAACTCTCTTGGTCGCATCCCCCTCCCGGACCGTCAGATCTATAC CTTGTACGACTACCGAAAGCGTCTCGCAACTTACAGGACCGACTTGGACCTGGTTGCAAGCCATCAAAACTTCCCGTGGATTCCTGTGTGGGACGACCACG AGGTGTCTGACAACACATGGAGAGATGGCTCTTCCGAACTGAACAACACCGAGGCATCCTTCAtcgccgacggtggcgttTCGGTGGACCAGCGCAAGATGAACGCTGTACGCGCTTACTTTGAGTGGA TGCCTATCCGCCAAGTCGATATGGATGACAACCTCCGGATCTGGAGAGAGTTCAACTTTGGCAACCTTTTCGACCTCGTCATGCTCGACACTCGGCAGTACGACCGCGCT ATCACGGACGTCTACACCAACACCGACTACATCCACGCCATCTCCAACGACGCCAGCCGCTCCTTGATGGGCCCCCGCCAAGAGGCCTGGTTCTACAAGACGCTCCGCGAGAGCTCCTCCCGCGGCGCGACCTGGCGAGTCATCGGCAACCAGATCATCTTCAGCCGCATGAACGAGAGCCTGTCGCTCGGGGCCGAGAACCCGCTCAACTACGACCAGTGGGACGGGTACCAGGCCAACCGCAACCGCACCTTCCAGGTCCTGTACGAGGACAAGGTCGACAACaacatcttcctcgccggcgactcGCACGCCTCGTGGGTCTCGGACCTCGTCTGGCTCGGCGAGCACGAGTACGACCAGGACACGGGCTCCGGctccgtcggcgtcgagttcGCCGGCTCCGCCGTCAGCTCGCCGTGCCCGGCCGGCCAGAACATCACCCTGGCCAAAGCCAACGCGGGCTCGGCGTGGCTCACGGGCGCCAACCGCGAGCTGCAGTGGCAGGACCTGTACTACAGGGGCTACTACGAGCTCAGCATCGACTacgacgccgtcaacgcGTCCTTCTTCGGCATCCCCACCACGCGCATCAAGCAGGGCCACGAGATCTCTCTGGCCAACTTTACCGTCCTGGCGGGCGAGAACAAACTGCACCGGTGGAACGGCTCTACGGCCGTCGGGGGCGTCGCTGAGAGCGGAAGCTTGAAGAACGGGAGGGTTGCCCAGACGAACCTGACGCATGATACGACGACCGGGGAGTACCTCAAGTACAACGCGCCATGA
- a CDS encoding Ribosomal protein s17, with protein MKYQSVAFATSTLLGFAVAGPHQRHPHARRVVKREVPQEHSHEVFLGITREFLNKENPKAIADPVFGLLGDGAAKQGAGQVTNLACLQQETADQAFTNAKAAKDIRGMSAALVYQTLERNTGGVGKASAACTDKAVNPEIGALSKKHQDPAADGAAANNKAVTLELAKQLASVGGDPMLALESGTFAPGDKADTTAKGNSCDEQNDPTGCIFTQKKLVLDATPEEITAAVQGVTPTITGGTGELKATHIDLTGLPVAGQAGGAAGSSNAAGSSNAAGSSNAAAPKAATSSTAGASAADNSDAKKDNNKAGKEASCKAGNKGAAGQAAAKNGTADGNTGNAGDGGNKNGDNKNGDKNGENGNGDAKAGAGGGTNVQTFTGSLGGAPPPVIQSSGKRPFSVNGDTFVGKGAALGRSCDVQHNACARAVNSGQLDGAVSQCDEQNNKCRAQASLRRRRFVKRQAGAGAGAGGAATDFGSCSDPSIAFKDVPGRQTAAFVPNNRGDFDHGSALKIGVISGFICQRLQDSCKAPQATIDRCKQADTAAVAATQDQTAADVFNSMLTGGGASGANVTARSM; from the coding sequence ATGAAGTACCAATCAGTCGCTTTCGCCACTTCGAccctcctcggcttcgcggTCGCTGGGCCTCACCAACGTCACCCCCATGCCCGACGTGTCGTCAAGCGCGAGGTTCCCCAGGAACACTCGCACGAagtcttcctcggcatcacCCGCGAGTTCCTCAACAAGGAGAACCCCAAGGCCATAGCCGACCCGGTCTTCggtctcctcggcgacggagcGGCCAAGCAAGGTGCCGGCCAAGTCACCAACCTCGCTTGCCTGCAGCAGGAGACCGCAGACCAGGCCTTCACCAACGCCAAAGCGGCCAAGGATATCCGCGGCATGTCGGCTGCTCTCGTCTACCAGACCCTCGAGCGGAACACAGGGGGTGTCGGCAAGGCCAGCGCAGCCTGTACCGACAAGGCCGTCAACCCCGAAATCGGGGCGTTGAGCAAGAAGCACCAGGATCCTGCCGCAGACGGCGCGGCTGCGAACAACAAGGCCGTCACTCTTGAGCTGGCCAAGCAGTTGGCTTCAGTTGGAGGTGATCCGATGCTCGCCCTCGAGAGCGGTACTTTCGCCCCCGGCGACAAGGCCGATACTACCGCCAAGGGCAACAGCTGCGACGAACAGAATGACCCAACTGGCTGCATCTTCACCCAGAAGAAGCTTGTTCTTGATGCCACCCCTGAGGAGATCACCGCTGCCGTTCAAGGTGTCACCCCGACCATCACCGGAGGCACCGGCGAGCTCAAGGCCACTCACATTGATCTGACCGGCCTTCCGGTCGCCGGACAAgctggcggcgctgctggcTCTTCCAACGCTGCCGGCTCTTCCAATGCTGCCGGCTCTTCCAACGCTGCCGCTCCCAAGGCCGCCACCTCTTCCACAGCCGGTGCCTCTGCCGCCGACAACAGCGACGCCAAGAAGGACAACAATAAGGCCGGCAAGGAAGCTTCTTGCAAGGCTGGCAACAAGGGCGCAGCAGGTCAAGCCGCGGCGAAGAACGGGACTGCCGACGGGAACACCGGAAacgccggtgacggcggcaacaagAACGGCGACAACAAGAACGGCGACAAGAACGGCGAGAACGGCAACGGAGatgccaaggccggcgccggcggcggcacaAACGTCCAGACCTTCACCGgctccctcggcggcgcccctCCTCCGGTCATTCAGAGCTCCGGCAAGCGCCCCTTCTCCGTCAACGGCGACACCTTCGTCGGTAagggcgccgccctcggccggtCCTGCGACGTCCAGCACAACGCCTGCGCCCGCGCCGTCAACAGcggccagctcgacggcgcggtcTCCCAGTGCGACGAGCAGAACAACAAGTGCCGCGCCCAGGCGagcctgcgccgccgccgcttcgtCAAGCGCcaggccggtgccggtgccggtgccggtggtgCCGCCACCGACTTCGGCTCGTGCAGCGACCCCTCCATCGCCTTCAAGGACGTCCCCGGCCGCCAGACGGCCGCCTTCGTCCCCAACAACCGGGGCGACTTCGACCACGGCTCCGCGCTCAAGATTGGCGTCATCTCCGGCTTCATCTGCCAGCGTCTGCAGGACAGCTGCAAGGCCCCGCAGGCCACTATCGATAGATGCAAGCAGGCCGACACGGCGGCTGTCGCTGCCACTCAGGACCAGACTGCCGCGGATGTGTTCAACAGCATGctcaccggcggcggtgcgTCTGGGGCCAACGTCACTGCTAGGTCGATGTGA